A genomic window from Mesorhizobium sp. 131-2-1 includes:
- a CDS encoding DUF6398 domain-containing protein, which yields MSSPSSTRIPIRRLPERRCRASPTRGPKGQGALRHDRRLTNAFCQKHLNDEYAGLARRRAAALSRERRSPLARPVRYA from the coding sequence GTGAGCTCCCCTTCCTCGACTCGCATCCCGATCAGGCGATTGCCCGAAAGGAGATGTCGGGCATCGCCAACGAGGGGGCCGAAGGGTCAAGGCGCGCTAAGACATGATCGTCGCCTCACCAACGCATTTTGCCAAAAGCATCTCAACGACGAATATGCCGGCTTGGCGCGCCGTAGGGCCGCCGCCTTATCCCGCGAGCGGCGCAGCCCGCTCGCACGTCCCGTCCGCTATGCGTAA
- a CDS encoding nodulation protein NodZ → MHNAYGSRGSVMDLLAGGSRQHQFVVSRRRTRFGDCLWSSASAWCYA, encoded by the coding sequence ATGCATAACGCCTATGGCAGTCGAGGATCAGTAATGGATTTGCTTGCCGGTGGCTCAAGACAGCACCAATTCGTCGTTTCTCGACGGCGGACCCGGTTCGGTGACTGCCTATGGTCTTCGGCATCAGCCTGGTGTTACGCATAG
- a CDS encoding carbamoyltransferase family protein, with translation MLCLGLSGGLDKVYENRFQIANTFMHDGAAVLVRDGQVIAAVEEERLNRIKHSNKLPISSVQYCLSAAGVQLSEIDHVAYYATEAYCNAMLENMLASEPDASIPLDAKFLVQQLLAQEFGSELDPSRISFVSHHQAHAVSAFAMSGFEQSLIFAIDGSGDFQSGLVAVGSGAEISQLATFPENNSLGLFYLEVIRYLGYGLFDEYKVMGLAPYGDPVPYRELFEQFYELSANGEYRVHLDRIGPTLLRTIQVRQKGMPFTQQHKDVSASLQEALERIVFHILRHHREATGMTRLCLAGGVAHNCSMNGKLLYSGLFEDIFVQPASHDAGCALGAALIVSGELGRPAPRARLQEVYWGPDLASDHAVEEELKAWAGHLEFERTEEVADRAAEWMAGGAVIGWVQGRSEFGPRALGNRSILADPRPATNKDRINAMVKKREGYRPFAPSVLEEDAREFFDLPGSACEFPFMNFVVRVRDSKRGLLGAITHVDGTARLQTVSRKASPAYWDVINAFKQRTGIPILLNTSFNNNAEPIVDSVADSIATFLTTELDGLVVGPFLVKKRAATLEDWTALAVSLPPYVSLYKVRAHTALDRQETVCEIRTNHSSRDGVRISPELFDLLTRIEGEAVLADLLDTITLDQAQREALTGELRRLWEQRRVRMRPSQAARVHQN, from the coding sequence ATGCTGTGTCTAGGATTGAGCGGCGGATTAGACAAAGTCTATGAAAACCGATTCCAGATTGCGAATACATTCATGCACGATGGCGCTGCGGTGCTCGTCCGAGACGGACAGGTCATCGCGGCCGTAGAAGAGGAGCGCCTCAATCGGATCAAACACTCCAACAAGCTCCCAATCAGTTCGGTTCAATACTGCCTTTCAGCCGCTGGGGTTCAGCTCAGCGAAATCGATCATGTGGCGTACTACGCTACCGAAGCCTATTGCAACGCCATGCTCGAAAACATGCTTGCTTCCGAGCCCGACGCCTCCATTCCGTTGGATGCCAAATTTTTGGTGCAGCAGCTGTTGGCGCAGGAGTTCGGTAGCGAGCTCGACCCTTCGCGTATCTCATTCGTAAGTCATCATCAGGCGCACGCCGTGAGTGCTTTTGCAATGTCGGGCTTCGAGCAAAGTCTGATTTTCGCGATTGATGGCTCTGGTGATTTCCAGTCGGGTCTTGTGGCGGTAGGATCTGGTGCTGAAATTTCGCAACTCGCGACTTTCCCAGAGAACAATTCCCTTGGGCTATTTTATCTCGAGGTGATCCGGTATCTCGGCTACGGCTTGTTCGATGAATATAAGGTAATGGGGCTTGCCCCCTACGGCGATCCCGTTCCCTATCGCGAGCTTTTCGAGCAGTTCTATGAACTGTCTGCAAACGGCGAGTATCGCGTCCACCTGGACCGCATCGGTCCGACTTTGCTTCGCACCATTCAGGTCCGGCAAAAGGGAATGCCATTCACTCAGCAGCACAAAGATGTGAGTGCGTCGCTACAGGAAGCACTCGAACGCATCGTGTTTCACATTCTTCGGCATCATCGTGAGGCCACGGGGATGACGCGGCTGTGCCTGGCCGGTGGCGTTGCGCACAATTGCTCCATGAACGGCAAGCTGCTCTATTCAGGCCTTTTCGAAGACATCTTCGTGCAGCCCGCGTCGCATGACGCTGGCTGCGCATTGGGCGCTGCATTAATCGTGTCTGGTGAGTTGGGCCGCCCCGCGCCGCGTGCGCGATTGCAGGAGGTTTATTGGGGGCCGGATCTCGCGAGCGATCATGCTGTGGAAGAGGAACTAAAGGCATGGGCGGGGCACCTGGAGTTTGAACGCACTGAGGAGGTGGCGGATAGGGCAGCCGAGTGGATGGCCGGTGGCGCCGTGATCGGCTGGGTGCAAGGTCGTTCGGAGTTCGGGCCGCGCGCGCTCGGAAATCGCAGCATTCTTGCCGACCCCAGGCCCGCCACAAACAAGGACCGGATCAACGCCATGGTCAAGAAGCGGGAAGGGTATCGCCCGTTCGCCCCATCAGTGCTGGAGGAGGATGCGCGCGAATTTTTCGACCTCCCAGGCAGTGCGTGCGAATTTCCCTTCATGAATTTCGTGGTTCGTGTGCGCGACTCCAAGCGTGGTTTGCTCGGCGCCATCACGCACGTCGACGGTACGGCTCGGCTGCAAACAGTATCGCGCAAGGCCAGTCCGGCCTACTGGGACGTCATCAATGCCTTCAAGCAGCGCACTGGCATCCCAATTCTGCTCAACACGTCCTTTAACAACAATGCCGAGCCGATCGTGGATTCAGTTGCAGACTCGATTGCCACGTTCCTGACGACAGAGTTGGATGGACTTGTGGTCGGGCCGTTCCTCGTCAAAAAACGGGCCGCAACGCTGGAGGATTGGACTGCGCTCGCGGTTTCATTGCCGCCTTATGTATCCCTGTATAAGGTCCGCGCTCACACGGCGCTGGATCGCCAGGAGACCGTCTGCGAAATCCGAACGAATCACTCCAGCCGTGACGGTGTGCGTATTTCACCTGAATTGTTCGATCTGCTGACGCGAATCGAGGGCGAAGCCGTGCTCGCGGATCTCCTCGATACAATTACGCTGGATCAGGCCCAGCGCGAGGCTCTCACAGGAGAACTGCGACGGTTGTGGGAGCAGCGCCGCGTTCGGATGCGTCCCTCGCAAGCTGCTCGCGTCCATCAAAACTGA
- a CDS encoding ABC transporter permease, with protein MIEGFAAALPANAWNWVAVWRRNYLAWKKVALVSLLGNLADPMIYLFGLGTGLGIMVGRVDGASYIAFLAAGMVAVSAMTASTLETLYAAFARMHSQRTWEAMLYTHVTLGDIVLGELAWAATKAFMAGTAITIVTATLGYAAWPSVLYALPIIALTGCVFASLAMIVTALSPSYDYFVFYQTLVLTPMLFLSGAVFPLNQLPGAFQQIARCMPLSHAIDLIRPVMLDRPISGIALHVGVLGLYALLPFFLSMALLRRRLMR; from the coding sequence ATGATTGAAGGTTTTGCGGCGGCGCTGCCGGCCAATGCGTGGAACTGGGTTGCGGTATGGCGACGCAACTATCTGGCATGGAAGAAAGTCGCACTCGTGTCGCTTCTCGGTAACCTCGCCGATCCTATGATCTACCTTTTCGGCCTAGGCACCGGCCTCGGCATAATGGTCGGCCGCGTCGACGGTGCGTCGTATATCGCCTTTTTGGCGGCCGGCATGGTCGCGGTAAGTGCGATGACCGCCTCTACCCTGGAAACATTGTACGCGGCTTTCGCTCGCATGCATTCTCAACGCACATGGGAAGCCATGCTGTATACGCACGTTACCCTCGGCGACATCGTTCTGGGTGAACTGGCGTGGGCAGCCACCAAGGCCTTCATGGCCGGTACGGCTATTACCATCGTCACCGCAACCTTGGGCTATGCCGCCTGGCCGTCCGTCCTCTATGCGCTGCCAATCATTGCTCTGACAGGGTGCGTATTTGCGAGCCTCGCGATGATCGTCACCGCACTTTCGCCCAGCTACGATTACTTCGTGTTTTACCAGACGCTTGTCCTCACACCTATGCTGTTCCTGTCGGGCGCCGTTTTCCCATTGAACCAGCTGCCTGGCGCCTTTCAGCAGATAGCGCGATGCATGCCGCTGTCACATGCGATCGACCTCATTCGTCCGGTTATGCTTGATCGCCCGATCAGCGGCATCGCCCTGCACGTCGGTGTGCTCGGCCTGTACGCGCTGTTGCCATTCTTCCTCTCGATGGCGCTGTTGCGCCGCCGACTAATGCGCTGA
- the nodI gene encoding nodulation factor ABC transporter ATP-binding protein NodI, producing the protein MLKRKLGPEDLRRLETPAIERESHGQTSAKSSVPDSASTVAVDFAGVTKSYGNKIVVDELSFSVASGECFGLLGPNGAGKSTIARMLLGMTCPDAGTITVLGVPVPARARLARRGIGVVPQFDNLDQEFTVRENLLVFGRYFGMSTRQSEAVIPSLLEFARLERKADARVSELSGGMKRCLTMARALINDPQLIVMDEPTTGLDPHARHLIWERLRALLARGKTIILTTHFMEEAERLCDRLCVLEKGRNIAEGGPQALIDEHIGCQVMEIYGGDPHELLSLVKPHSQRIEVSGETLYCYAPDPDQVRTQLQGRAGLRLLLRPANLEDVFLRLTGREMEE; encoded by the coding sequence GTGTTGAAGCGTAAGTTGGGCCCAGAGGATTTGCGGCGGCTCGAGACTCCTGCGATCGAACGGGAGTCTCACGGGCAAACAAGCGCGAAAAGCTCCGTGCCTGACTCTGCGTCAACCGTGGCAGTCGATTTTGCCGGCGTAACCAAGTCGTATGGGAACAAGATCGTTGTCGACGAACTGTCGTTCTCCGTTGCGTCGGGAGAGTGTTTCGGCCTCCTCGGACCAAACGGGGCGGGCAAAAGCACGATTGCGCGTATGCTCCTCGGCATGACATGCCCTGACGCGGGCACGATCACGGTGCTTGGCGTCCCGGTGCCGGCGCGCGCTCGGCTGGCACGCAGGGGCATTGGCGTGGTCCCGCAATTCGACAATCTTGACCAGGAATTCACCGTACGCGAGAACCTGCTGGTGTTCGGACGCTACTTCGGCATGAGCACACGTCAGAGCGAAGCGGTCATCCCGTCGCTTCTCGAGTTCGCTCGCCTCGAGCGCAAGGCGGATGCGCGCGTCTCGGAACTGTCCGGCGGCATGAAGCGATGCCTGACAATGGCGCGGGCGTTGATCAACGACCCCCAGCTCATTGTGATGGACGAGCCGACCACCGGCCTCGATCCGCACGCGCGCCACCTGATCTGGGAGCGGCTGCGCGCCCTGTTGGCACGCGGCAAGACGATTATCCTGACGACGCATTTCATGGAAGAGGCTGAGCGATTATGCGATCGGCTGTGCGTGCTCGAAAAGGGCCGCAACATCGCCGAAGGCGGCCCGCAGGCGCTGATCGACGAGCATATCGGATGCCAGGTCATGGAGATTTATGGCGGCGATCCGCACGAGTTGCTTTCGCTGGTCAAGCCACATTCCCAGCGCATCGAGGTCAGCGGCGAAACCCTTTATTGCTATGCGCCAGACCCTGACCAGGTGCGCACGCAACTGCAGGGGCGAGCAGGTCTGCGTCTTCTTCTGCGTCCAGCCAATCTCGAGGATGTTTTCTTGCGGCTGACCGGGCGCGAGATGGAGGAGTGA